The Athalia rosae chromosome 7, iyAthRosa1.1, whole genome shotgun sequence genome window below encodes:
- the LOC125501743 gene encoding ADP-ribose glycohydrolase OARD1-like: MSEIKADLLKQKDNMVHCISADCKASQGIADQMVKKGLIGREMLQSVHPEITDVISTTYPGRTIYNLVTKSNYKSLCDALTTLKKVILRDRIKTLSIPKLGCGLDKLQWYRVKQMISYIFKDSD; this comes from the coding sequence ATGTCGGAGATAAAGGCAGatttattgaaacaaaaagacaaCATGGTACACTGCATCTCAGCTGACTGTAAAGCATCCCAAGGAATCGCAGAtcaaatggtaaaaaaaggaCTCATAGGCAGAGAAATGCTACAATCGGTACACCCAGAGATTACCGACGTGATATCAACAACATATCCGGGACGCACAATCTACAATTTAGTCACAAAATCAAACTATAAATCTTTATGCGACGCGCTCACTACCCTGAAAAAAGTCATACTCAGGGACAGGATTAAGACCTTATCAATACCAAAACTAGGATGCGGGTTAGACAAATTACAGTGGTACAGAGTCAAGCAGATGATCTCGTACATCTTCAAGGATTCGGATTAA